One region of Diabrotica undecimpunctata isolate CICGRU chromosome 6, icDiaUnde3, whole genome shotgun sequence genomic DNA includes:
- the LOC140444495 gene encoding uncharacterized protein — MTVMTFGATCSPSCAQFVKNTNAKKFSVEYPSAVDSIVKNHYVDDLLESTDTEDEAIQLEKEIALIHASGNFEIRNLRSNSKKLKIMNTHGNNEEVNLDIGNNKSMEKVLGMWWDVKGDNFIFNLKCNKGMKDVLSGLRKPTKREILQILMSVYDPLGLLANFLIYVKILLQEIWRSNISLDQPITNE, encoded by the coding sequence ATGACTGTGATGACCTTCGGGGCTACCTGCTCACCCAGTTGTGCACAGTTTGTTAAAAACACTAATGCGAAGAAATTTAGCGTAGAATATCCTAGCGCTGTTGATTCCATAGTAAAGAATCATTATGTCGATGATCTCTTAGAATCAACAGACACTGAGGATGAAGCCATCCAATTAGAAAAAGAAATTGCCTTAATTCACGCCAGCGGAAATTTTGAAATAAGAAACTTGAGATCAAactctaaaaaattaaaaatcatgaACACCCACGGAAATAACGAGGAAGTCAACCTAGATATAGGAAACAATAAGAGCATGGAAAAGGTTCTAGGAATGTGGTGGGATGTAAAGggagataattttattttcaatttaaaatgtaataaagGAATGAAAGATGTTTTAAGTGGATTAAGAAAGCCAACAAAGCGAGAAATTTTACAAATCTTAATGTCTGTATATGACCCTTTAGGTTTGTTAGCAAACTTTTTGATTTATGTGAAGATTCTTTTACAGGAAATATGGAGGAGTAACATTTCTTTGGATCAACCAATAACCAATGAATAG
- the LOC140444493 gene encoding uncharacterized protein — protein MHIFVDASEHASACVAYLRIMKKDVIECTLIGAKTHVAPLKPQTIPRLELNGAVMGSRFAKSLCQHLSITVHNIVYWTDSSTVLSWLRDEDPRKLPKYVAYRVAEIQQNSMISHWRYVPTKNNIADEATKWTKRPNLKNTRCWFKGPDFLYQLENSWPPDITLKKEKPEEILTSHELKFNSPRLIDFERFSQFNRILRATAYMFRFLRIVYAKLMKSEEPKGILTSEELLGARNILIKQTQCEYFKNEIKQLKTNNSGSLEKIVNTSNSLYKLSPYLDEDGLLRIRGRLDEARDVISETKRPIILPRGSRLTLLIIEDYHKRYHHRNHEIVVNEIRQKFYIPKLRQLVKKIRTNCQNCKVKFAKPKPPEMSPLPPCRLATFTAPFTHTGMDYFGPINVTVGRRTEKRWGALFTCLTTRAVHLEVAYKLDVDSFILCLTNFINRRGRPRHIYCDRGTNFIAAERVLKEELQKVDSKLIANSLISPELKFHFNAPLSPHMGGAWERLVKAVKISLYDSLPSRNPTDQLLYSCLIAAENIVNSRPLTYLPIESEESESLTPNHFLIGSSNGDKPIGFLNEDVKVFKFNYLYREQFANKCWRRFISEYIPELLLRAKWHKQVVPIK, from the coding sequence ATGCACATTTTTGTAGATGCCAGCGAACACGCAAGCGCTTGTGTGGCATATCTAAGAATAATGAAAAAAGATGTCATAGAGTGTACTTTGATTGGAGCGAAAACACATGTAGCACCattaaaaccacaaactattcctCGATTGGAACTTAATGGTGCGGTAATGGGTTCAAGGTTTGCTAAAAGCCTTTGTCAACATCTTTCCATAACTGTGCACAACATTGTTTATTGGACAGATTCTTCAACAGTTTTAAGCTGGTTAAGAGATGAAGACCCAAGAAAATTACCAAAGTATGTTGCTTACAGAGTGGCCGAAATTCAACAAAACTCAATGATATCACATTGGAGATATGTACCTACTAAGAATAACATAGCCGACGAAGCTACTAAATGGACGAAACGTCCCAATTTGAAAAACACCAGGTGTTGGTTTAAAGGTCCTGATTTTCTGTATCAATTAGAAAACAGTTGGCCTCCAGACATCACCCTTAAAAAGGAAAAACCGGAGGAAATTTTAACCAGTCATGAATTAAAATTTAATAGTCCACGTTTAATAGATTTTGAAAGATTCAGtcaatttaatagaattttaagagcAACTGCATATATGtttcgatttttaagaattgttTATGCAAAATTGATGAAATCTGAAGAGCCTAAAGGAATATTAACTTCGGAAGAACTTTTAGGTgctagaaatattttaataaagcaaACTCAATgtgaatatttcaaaaatgaaataaaacaattaaaaactaatAATTCTGGTAGCTTAGAGAAAATAGTTAATACATCAAACAGTTTATATAAATTATCGCCATATCTGGATGAAGATGGTTTACTTCGTATAAGAGGAAGATTAGATGAAGCTAGAGATGTTATTTCAGAAACAAAAAGGCCAATAATTTTACCAAGAGGAAGTCGTTTAACTTTACTAATTATTGAAGACTATCACAAAAGATATCACCATAGAAATCATGAAATTGTAGTAAATGAGATaagacaaaaattttatataCCAAAACTCAGACAACTAGTTAAAAAGATTAGGACCAATTGTCAAAATTGCAAGGTCAAATTTGCTAAGCCAAAACCACCAGAAATGTCACCTCTACCGCCATGTAGACTTGCAACATTTACTGCTCCGTTTACACATACTGGCATGGATTATTTTGGTCCAATAAATGTAACTGTTGGAAGACGGACGGAGAAAAGATGGGGAGCTTTATTTACGTGTCTCACGACTAGAGCAGTCCATCTCGAAGTAGCTTACAAACTAGATGTGGACAGTTTTATACTGTGTTTGACAAATTTTATTAACAGAAGAGGACGACCAAGGCATATATATTGTGATCGAGGTACGAATTTCATTGCAGCTGAACGAGTATTGAAAGAAGAACTGCAAAAGGTTGACAGTAAATTAATAGCCAATTCACTGATTAGCCCAGAGCTAAAATTTCACTTCAACGCACCCCTTTCCCCACATATGGGTGGAGCCTGGGAGCGCCTAGTGAAAGCGGTTAAAATTTCGTTATATGATTCTTTACCAAGCAGGAACCCTACTGACCAATTACTTTATAGTTGTCTCATAGCTGCAGAAAACATAGTAAACTCAAGACCACTTACTTATCTTCCAATAGAATCTGAAGAATCTGAATCTCTAACCCCAAATCATTTTCTAATTGGATCTTCAAACGGAGATAAACCAATTGGATTTTTAAACGAAGAtgttaaagtatttaaatttaattatttgtacaGAGAGCAATTTGCAAATAAATGTTGGCGACGCTTTATTTCTGAATACATACCTGAACTACTACTTCGGGCAAAATGGCATAAACAAGTTGTACCAATTAAATAG
- the LOC140444496 gene encoding uncharacterized protein, with amino-acid sequence MQTVESHLLSADEESNAHQGTRFRILPVVLRNGSREVTIFAFLDEGSSVTLLEESIAKKLNIIGNPEQLCLKWTGNQQRLEDASEKVFFSIAGDYNGAKEFDHRPARTVRKLGLPKQTLGAKAIKESFPYLKNLPLKSYKNAVPQILIGLDNWDLALPLRVKEGLELQPIAAKSRLGWTIFAMFSNNDVEINYSYHICECSSESITNQELFNSVKDFFSVESLGVQNIKPSVSKELDRAIRIQESTLVQIGNQYKIGLLWKYDNLKLPNSKPMAIQRLECIERKIKKNPELGTKINQQIQDFLEKKYIRKLSEQELLEHQEKTWYLPIFPAFNTYKPDKFRLVWDAAATVQGISLNSMLLKGDDQLASLLGVLLRFRERKIGFSGDIKEMFLRVGIIEEDQHAQRFL; translated from the coding sequence ATGCAAACAGTAGAATCGCACCTCTTATCTGCAGATGAAGAAAGTAATGCACATCAAGGAACACGCTTTCGAATACTTCCCGTTGTTTTAAGAAATGGAAGTAGGGAGGTAACTATATTTGCCTTTCTAGATGAAGGGTCTTCCGTTACTTTGTTAGAAGAAAGTATTGctaaaaaactaaatataataGGAAACCCAGAACAACTTTGCTTAAAATGGACCGGAAACCAACAACGCTTAGAAGATGCGTccgaaaaagtatttttttctaTTGCTGGTGATTATAATGGGGCCAAAGAATTTGACCACCGACCAGCCAGAACGGTAAGAAAATTAGGCCTTCCAAAACAAACTCTCGGTGCAAAGGCAATTAAAGAAAGCTTTCCCTATCTAAAAAACTTGCCTTTAAAATCATATAAGAACGCTGTTCCTCAGATCTTGATAGGCTTAGATAACTGGGACTTGGCGTTACCACTTCGAGTGAAGGAAGGTCTAGAACTTCAACCGATAGCTGCAAAGTCCAGGTTAGGTTGGACCATTTTTGCAATGTTCTCAAATAACGATGTGGAAATAAACTACTCGTACCACATTTGCGAATGTAGTTCTGAAAGCATTACTAACCAAGAACTCTTTAATAGTGTAAAAGATTTCTTTTCAGTTGAAAGCCTTGGAGTTCAAAATATTAAACCGTCTGTTTCCAAAGAATTAGATAGGGCTATTCGTATACAAGAAAGTACCCTAGTTCAAATTGGTAACCAATATAAAATTGGATTACTCTGGAAATACGACAACTTGAAACTCCCTAATAGTAAACCCATGGCTATTCAAAGACTGGAGTGTATAGagagaaaaattaagaaaaatccaGAACTAGGTACCAAAATTAATCAACAAATTCAAGATTTTCTAGAAAAGAAATATATTAGAAAACTGTCAGAACAAGAACTCTTAGAGCATCAAGAAAAAACATGGTATCTTCCCATATTTCCGGCCTTTAATACTTATAAACCTGACAAATTCAGATTAGTTTGGGATGCAGCAGCAACCGTACAGGGAATATCCTTAAATTCTATGTTATTAAAAGGAGATGACCAACTTGCTTCTTTATTAGGCGTCCTCCTACGATTTCGTGAAAGAAAGATTGGCTTTTCTGGAGACATCAAGGAAATGTTTCTTCGTGTAGGTATAATAGAAGAAGATCAACATGCACAACGATTCTTGTAG